A window of bacterium contains these coding sequences:
- a CDS encoding DUF4435 domain-containing protein, which yields MEYTGDMLANEIILTRDIWKGSVLITEGTKDIKIFRKFLHSSDIPVFPAWGKQNLFDAVDILNSAKERKILAIIDADFNNCTGKKINTNTNILQTDCHDVEMMIIKSSSFDHFMKEFVSEDKAERMCIRNGKNDVRELLFDLAKVVGVLRLMSVIEDLRLKFEDLEFDRIIDKKNLLFNVETFVRSVLSQSKNPYLKVEIIIKKLLKELKNQKYDPYQICCGHDFIAILSISLRSAIGSKQHAAVETEQLESVLRLAYDFEEFKKTKLYSCAKKWEIENTCDLFKT from the coding sequence ATGGAATATACTGGTGATATGTTAGCGAATGAGATAATTCTCACAAGAGACATTTGGAAGGGAAGTGTATTGATCACAGAAGGGACAAAGGATATAAAGATTTTTAGAAAGTTTTTACATTCGTCCGATATACCAGTATTTCCAGCTTGGGGAAAACAAAATCTTTTTGATGCCGTAGATATATTGAATAGTGCAAAAGAAAGAAAAATTCTTGCAATTATCGATGCAGATTTTAATAATTGCACAGGTAAAAAGATTAATACAAATACTAATATTTTACAAACAGATTGTCATGATGTTGAGATGATGATAATAAAATCGAGTTCATTCGATCACTTCATGAAAGAATTTGTTTCTGAGGATAAGGCCGAAAGGATGTGTATAAGAAATGGAAAAAATGACGTAAGAGAATTATTGTTTGATTTGGCAAAAGTAGTTGGTGTGTTGCGTTTAATGTCTGTGATAGAAGATTTGCGATTGAAATTTGAAGATCTTGAATTTGACAGGATTATAGATAAAAAGAATTTATTATTTAATGTTGAAACTTTTGTGAGAAGCGTACTATCTCAATCAAAGAACCCTTACTTAAAAGTAGAGATAATTATAAAAAAATTATTGAAGGAGTTAAAAAATCAAAAGTATGATCCATATCAAATATGTTGTGGTCATGACTTTATTGCAATATTGTCAATCAGCCTTCGGTCAGCAATAGGTAGCAAACAACATGCTGCTGTTGAAACCGAACAACTAGAAAGTGTACTACGTTTAGCATATGATTTTGAAGAATTTAAAAAAACAAAATTATATTCTTGTGCAAAAAAATGGGAAATCGAAAATACATGTGATCTTTTCAAAACTTAA
- the tyrS gene encoding tyrosine--tRNA ligase — protein MSTRTGFEELQARGFVSQVTNETAIRELFTKPPVSFYVGFDPTATSMHIGNMVPICAMAHLQRCGNRPVILVGGATGMIGDPSGRTSERVLLTLDKVAENLASIRTQFERFFSFEGPNAAIIVNNYDWTSKFSYIDWLRDVGKNFTINYMLQKKSVKMRLDDREQGLSYTEFSYMLLQAYDFLHLYDHEKCQLQCGADDQWGNITAGTDLIRRMRGVEAYGITFPLLLTSEGEKLGKSTGGGSVWLDPKQTSPYHFYQYWIQVPDADVGRMMKMFTFLSVEEIDEIVAEHLAAPEKRYGQIRLATEVTRTVHGEEGLQKAQLATDVLFGKPIAGLNDDDLAGIFADVPAFTLARSRLDEGLSIIDLAVEAGAYPSKGEARRAITSGGCYLNNHRVSDVAKKVTSEDLIATATMILRTGKKNYFLIRVK, from the coding sequence ATGAGTACGCGAACAGGATTTGAGGAGTTGCAGGCGCGCGGTTTCGTTTCGCAAGTGACGAATGAAACGGCGATCCGGGAATTGTTTACGAAGCCGCCGGTTTCGTTCTATGTCGGCTTCGATCCCACGGCAACCAGTATGCACATTGGTAACATGGTTCCGATTTGCGCCATGGCGCACTTGCAGCGTTGCGGCAACCGTCCGGTGATTCTGGTCGGCGGCGCGACCGGCATGATTGGCGATCCCTCGGGACGGACGAGCGAGCGGGTATTACTCACCCTTGACAAAGTTGCAGAAAATCTTGCCAGTATCCGCACCCAGTTCGAGCGATTCTTCTCTTTCGAGGGGCCGAATGCCGCGATCATCGTCAACAATTACGACTGGACGAGTAAATTTTCCTACATCGATTGGCTACGCGACGTCGGTAAGAATTTCACTATCAATTACATGCTGCAAAAAAAATCGGTGAAGATGCGGCTGGACGACCGCGAGCAAGGGCTCTCATACACCGAATTCAGTTACATGCTGTTGCAGGCATATGATTTTCTCCATCTCTACGATCATGAGAAATGTCAATTGCAATGCGGCGCCGACGATCAATGGGGCAATATCACTGCCGGCACCGATTTGATTCGCCGGATGCGCGGTGTGGAGGCGTATGGCATCACGTTTCCGTTGTTATTGACGTCGGAAGGGGAGAAGCTCGGGAAATCGACCGGCGGCGGTTCGGTATGGCTCGATCCCAAGCAGACGAGTCCCTACCACTTCTATCAGTACTGGATTCAAGTACCCGATGCCGACGTTGGCCGGATGATGAAGATGTTTACGTTCCTCTCGGTGGAAGAGATCGATGAGATCGTTGCCGAACATCTTGCCGCGCCGGAGAAGCGGTATGGACAGATTCGACTCGCGACGGAAGTGACCCGCACCGTGCATGGCGAGGAGGGGCTCCAGAAGGCGCAACTCGCAACCGATGTGCTGTTCGGAAAACCCATCGCAGGATTAAACGACGACGATCTCGCCGGGATTTTTGCCGATGTGCCGGCATTCACGTTGGCGCGTTCGCGGCTGGATGAGGGACTCTCGATCATCGATCTCGCGGTGGAGGCGGGGGCGTACCCATCGAAAGGGGAAGCCCGGCGCGCGATTACGTCTGGCGGTTGTTATTTGAATAATCACCGGGTGAGCGATGTAGCGAAGAAAGTGACGAGTGAGGATTTGATTGCAACTGCGACGATGATTCTCCGCACCGGCAAGAAGAATTATTTCTTGATTAGGGTGAAGTAG